Proteins co-encoded in one Setaria viridis chromosome 9, Setaria_viridis_v4.0, whole genome shotgun sequence genomic window:
- the LOC117840499 gene encoding WAT1-related protein At1g25270 — protein MAGSVSGSGDMVKPVLGMVSFQVVFAGLNIFYKLAVSDGMDLRVLVAYRYLFASAFLAPLAYFLERKSRTKVTWRVLGLSFVCGLTGGSVAQNLYIAGMKVTTATFATATTNLLPAATFLLALAFRQERLAIRTFSGQAKVAGTFLGIGGAMLLTFYKGVDITPWHSSVNLIAATSHHPAAAGNEATANYAMGSLLCITSCFFYALWLVIQSKLSREYPHHYTSTALMCVMTTLQSSAFALCFDRDAVQWRLRFDIRLLAVVYAGIMASGVMLVVMSWCVKRRGPLFVSVFNPLMLLVVAVLSSLLLGEKMHLGTALGAVLIVAGLYTVLWGKGHETPANEVAKVSELPTTVNNDDKRVDVAAPPRLFAANSI, from the exons ATGGCCGGCTCCGTCTCCGGCTCCGGCGATATGGTGAAGCCCGTGCTGGGTATGGTGTCGTTTCAGGTGGTGTTCGCCGGCCTCAACATCTTCTACAAGCTGGCCGTGTCCGACGGCATGGATTTGAGGGTGCTGGTCGCCTACCGCTACCTGTTCGCCTCCGCCTTCCTAGCGCCGCTCGCGTACTTCCTCGAGAG GAAGAGCCGAACAAAGGTGACGTGGAGAGTGCTGGGGCTGTCTTTTGTGTGCGGCCTCACCGG GGGCTCGGTGGCGCAGAACCTGTACATCGCCGGCATGAAGGTGACGACGGCCACCTTCGCCACCGCGACCACCAACCTCCTCCCTGCCGCCACcttcctcctcgccctcgccttCCGCCAGGAGAGGCTCGCGATCCGCACCTTCTCCGGCCAGGCCAAGGTCGCCGGCACCTTCCTCGGCATTGGAGGCGCCATGCTGCTCACCTTCTACAAGGGCGTCGACATCACGCCCTGGCACAGCAGCGTCAATCTCATCGCAGCCACGTCGCaccacccggccgccgccgggaatGAGGCCACCGCCAACTACGCCATGGGCTCGCTGCTCTGCATCACCAGCTGCTTCTTCTACGCGCTCTGGCTCGTCATCCAGTCCAAGCTCAGCAGGGAGTACCCGCACCACTACACCAGCACCGCCCTCATGTGCGTCATGACCACCCTGCAGTCCTCGGCGTTCGCGCTCTGCTTCGACAGGGACGCCGTGCAGTGGCGCCTCCGCTTCGACatccgcctcctcgccgtcgtgtACGCCGGCATCATGGCGTCGGGCGTGATGCTGGTGGTGATGTCGTGGTGCGTCAAGCGGCGCGGCCCCCTGTTCGTGTCCGTCTTCAACCCGCTgatgctgctggtggtggccgtgctcagctcgctgctgctgggagAGAAGATGCACCTCGGCACCGCGCTGGGAGCGGTGCTCATCGTCGCGGGGCTCTACACCGTGCTCTGGGGCAAGGGGCACGAGACGCCGGCAAACGAGGTGGCCAAGGTCAGCGAGCTGCCCACGACCGTGAACAACGACGACAAGCGCGTCGACgtggcggcgccaccgcgcctGTTCGCAGCAAACTCAATCTGA